From Candidatus Atelocyanobacterium thalassa isolate ALOHA, a single genomic window includes:
- the rpmB gene encoding 50S ribosomal protein L28 encodes MSRKCQLTGKKANNGFAVSHSHRRTKKLQQVNLQWKRIWWEEGNRWVKLRLSTKAIKTLEKKSLHLMAKEAGINLNKL; translated from the coding sequence ATGTCTAGAAAATGTCAGTTAACTGGGAAAAAAGCAAATAATGGTTTTGCTGTCTCACATTCTCATCGTCGTACAAAAAAATTACAACAAGTAAACTTGCAATGGAAGAGAATTTGGTGGGAAGAAGGCAATCGTTGGGTAAAATTACGCCTTTCCACTAAAGCTATTAAAACTTTGGAGAAAAAAAGTTTACATCTCATGGCTAAAGAAGCAGGTATTAACTTAAATAAACTTTAA
- a CDS encoding DUF1997 domain-containing protein translates to MVQREKIRDLQLTAYENFNLECENITIPLKFYFYETQRLVKVIAGKNIIEQISEFEFRFHMKTLNFINIYHFQPIVTIKVLPDGQGAVSFESQNFEIIGINYINHNFSLKFKGKLFSKEKNNRTFLQGQAYLTSSLDLPSNLWIVPKSILQKAGDALLKNILDRIRKSLSDELLNDYRSWANSQQK, encoded by the coding sequence ATGGTACAACGGGAAAAAATACGTGACCTCCAATTAACAGCTTATGAAAACTTCAATCTAGAATGTGAAAATATCACAATACCGCTCAAATTTTATTTTTACGAAACACAACGTTTAGTTAAAGTTATTGCAGGGAAAAACATAATAGAACAAATATCAGAATTTGAGTTTCGTTTTCACATGAAAACTTTAAATTTTATAAATATTTATCACTTTCAACCTATTGTAACTATTAAAGTTTTACCAGATGGACAAGGTGCTGTTTCTTTTGAATCTCAAAATTTTGAAATAATAGGTATTAATTATATAAATCATAACTTTTCCTTGAAATTTAAAGGTAAGTTATTTTCTAAAGAAAAAAATAATAGAACATTTCTGCAAGGTCAAGCATATCTAACTTCTTCTCTAGATTTACCATCTAATTTATGGATAGTTCCAAAATCCATACTACAAAAAGCTGGTGATGCATTATTAAAAAATATTTTAGACCGTATCAGAAAAAGCTTATCAGATGAACTGTTGAATGATTATCGAAGCTGGGCTAACTCACAACAAAAATAA
- a CDS encoding photosystem I reaction center subunit IV: MIKRKDKVRVKRKESYWYNDVGTVVTIDKGDSLLYPVVVRFEKVNYIGLSGDPSGLNMNSFAESELEVVAEQ; the protein is encoded by the coding sequence ATGATTAAACGTAAAGATAAAGTTAGAGTTAAGCGCAAAGAGTCTTATTGGTATAACGATGTTGGTACTGTTGTAACTATAGATAAAGGTGATTCTCTTTTATATCCAGTTGTTGTTCGTTTCGAAAAAGTTAATTATATTGGTCTTTCTGGAGATCCTTCAGGGCTTAATATGAATTCATTTGCAGAGAGCGAACTAGAAGTTGTAGCTGAGCAATAA
- a CDS encoding ferredoxin-thioredoxin reductase catalytic domain-containing protein, translated as MTTTNSNNQHDKVLNAMKKFAEQYAKRTNTYFCNEPSVTAVVIEGLSRHKETLGSPLCPCRHYEDKVAEVKSTYWNCPCVPMRERKECHCMLFLTSDNTFAGKEQKIDLEFIKEVRESMSN; from the coding sequence ATGACCACAACAAACTCTAATAATCAACATGATAAAGTACTCAACGCGATGAAAAAGTTTGCTGAACAGTACGCGAAAAGAACAAATACTTATTTCTGTAATGAACCTTCTGTTACAGCGGTAGTTATCGAGGGTCTTTCTAGACATAAAGAAACACTAGGTTCTCCATTATGTCCATGTCGTCACTATGAAGATAAAGTTGCAGAAGTTAAAAGTACTTATTGGAACTGCCCTTGCGTTCCTATGAGAGAACGCAAAGAATGTCATTGCATGTTGTTTTTGACATCAGATAATACATTTGCTGGTAAAGAGCAAAAAATTGATTTAGAATTTATTAAAGAAGTACGAGAAAGTATGTCAAATTAA
- a CDS encoding DUF309 domain-containing protein, with amino-acid sequence MIAENFLEGIKQFNQQEFYACHDTLESIWIKTIDLDKHFYQGILQISVGCYHLINNNWHGAVTLLGEGIRKLRKYQPNYKNVNVSQFLEESENLLTYLHGVSPDSITEISMLLKSDAKHSLCKLPYIIMLS; translated from the coding sequence ATGATTGCAGAGAATTTTTTGGAAGGAATTAAACAATTCAATCAACAGGAATTTTATGCTTGTCATGATACATTAGAGTCTATCTGGATAAAAACAATTGACTTAGATAAACATTTTTATCAAGGCATATTACAGATATCAGTTGGTTGCTATCATCTAATAAATAATAATTGGCACGGAGCAGTTACTTTATTAGGAGAAGGAATAAGAAAACTTCGTAAGTATCAACCAAATTATAAAAACGTCAATGTTTCTCAATTTTTAGAAGAAAGTGAAAATTTATTGACGTATCTTCATGGTGTAAGTCCTGATAGCATTACTGAGATTTCTATGCTTTTAAAATCAGATGCTAAACATTCTTTGTGTAAACTTCCTTATATTATTATGCTTTCATAG
- a CDS encoding peroxiredoxin — MTLQLGDIAPDFSQDSSEGIISFHEWAGDKWVVLFSHPADYTPVCTTELGMVSKLKSEFEKRNVKVLALSVDGVSSHKGWINDINETQNTTVNYPIIADSDSKVANLYGMIHPKSLNKLTVRSVFIIDPNKKVRLILTYPASTGRNFDEILRVIDSLQLTDYHQVATPANWKDGNDCVVVPSISTEEAKQKFPKGVTEVKPYLRMTPQPNK; from the coding sequence ATGACTCTTCAACTTGGTGATATTGCGCCCGATTTTTCTCAAGATTCTAGCGAAGGAATTATTTCTTTTCATGAATGGGCTGGTGACAAATGGGTAGTCCTTTTTTCACATCCTGCTGACTATACTCCTGTATGTACAACTGAGTTGGGTATGGTTTCTAAACTTAAATCAGAATTTGAGAAACGCAATGTTAAAGTTTTAGCTTTAAGTGTAGATGGTGTAAGTTCTCATAAAGGATGGATAAATGATATTAATGAAACTCAGAACACCACTGTCAATTATCCTATTATTGCCGACTCTGACTCTAAAGTGGCTAACTTATATGGAATGATTCATCCTAAATCTTTAAATAAACTTACAGTTCGTTCTGTATTTATTATTGATCCTAATAAGAAAGTTCGTTTGATTTTAACTTATCCTGCCAGTACCGGAAGAAACTTTGATGAGATCTTAAGAGTTATTGATTCTCTACAATTAACTGATTATCACCAAGTAGCAACCCCAGCTAATTGGAAAGATGGTAATGATTGTGTTGTAGTGCCTTCTATCTCTACTGAAGAAGCTAAACAAAAGTTTCCAAAAGGCGTGACCGAAGTCAAACCTTACCTACGCATGACTCCTCAGCCAAATAAATAA
- a CDS encoding hydrogenase maturation protease: MLTIIGCGNLNRCDDAIGAIIAQKLQKKLQKKFLSRINIFDCGTSGMEVMFQAKGSQKLIIIDACSINSSPGTIYKVPGEELEELPEINNSLHDFRWDNALAVGKKIFKKEFPEDVTVYLIQVKDLSFGLEISSILQPAVKKVTEHIEEEIRHFVFKQKNKTINK; the protein is encoded by the coding sequence ATGTTAACAATTATTGGTTGCGGTAATTTGAATCGTTGCGATGATGCGATAGGAGCAATAATTGCTCAAAAATTACAAAAAAAATTACAAAAAAAATTTCTCTCCAGAATTAATATCTTTGATTGTGGAACTTCAGGTATGGAAGTTATGTTTCAAGCAAAAGGTAGCCAAAAATTAATTATTATAGATGCTTGCTCAATCAATTCTTCTCCAGGTACTATCTATAAAGTTCCTGGAGAAGAATTAGAAGAGCTACCAGAAATTAATAATAGCTTGCATGATTTTAGATGGGATAATGCTCTAGCAGTTGGTAAAAAAATATTTAAGAAGGAGTTCCCTGAAGATGTTACTGTATATCTTATCCAGGTAAAAGATTTGAGCTTCGGATTAGAGATAAGCTCTATTCTACAACCAGCTGTCAAAAAAGTAACTGAACATATAGAAGAAGAAATTCGGCATTTTGTTTTTAAACAAAAAAACAAAACCATTAATAAGTAA
- the cobD gene encoding threonine-phosphate decarboxylase CobD produces MQRPIHGGNLFWAAYQIGCPASSILDFSASINPLGPPQSVLNAIQDALQDINHYPDPNYTQLRKILAQYHHLPPEWILIGNGVAELLTWAGRELAQEERTYVFKPFFNDYLRALKTFQANIEPVDFLWQQDNPIATLTSFKRKKSGVIVNNPHNPTGKLLKKEFFIPLLEESSLVVVDEAFMDFVDPLQEQSLISWISKYSNLIILRSLTKFYSIPGLRLGYVISHPDRIKKWQTWRDPWCVNYLAMVAGIAAINDKEFTYNTKRWLSFTSEKLFQGLSKIKGLKPISSSANFFLVETSMKSSTLQQKLLQKYHILIRDCLSFPELGDKYFRVAVRKHQDNKKLLDALSEILSI; encoded by the coding sequence ATGCAGCGTCCTATTCATGGAGGAAACTTGTTTTGGGCAGCCTATCAAATTGGTTGTCCTGCCTCTTCCATATTAGATTTTTCTGCTAGTATAAATCCTCTTGGCCCACCTCAAAGTGTTTTGAATGCAATTCAAGATGCACTACAAGATATTAATCATTACCCCGATCCAAACTATACACAGTTAAGAAAAATTTTGGCTCAATATCATCATCTACCTCCTGAATGGATCCTTATTGGAAATGGTGTAGCTGAATTATTGACTTGGGCAGGACGTGAGTTAGCACAGGAAGAAAGAACATATGTTTTCAAACCTTTTTTTAATGATTATTTAAGAGCTTTAAAAACATTTCAGGCAAATATTGAGCCAGTTGATTTTCTATGGCAACAGGATAACCCTATAGCTACCCTTACCAGCTTTAAAAGGAAAAAGTCAGGAGTTATTGTTAACAACCCTCATAACCCAACAGGGAAATTGCTAAAAAAAGAATTTTTTATACCTTTACTAGAAGAATCATCTTTAGTGGTAGTAGATGAAGCATTTATGGACTTTGTTGATCCTCTTCAAGAGCAAAGTCTAATATCTTGGATATCAAAATATTCTAATTTAATAATTTTACGTTCTCTAACAAAATTTTATAGTATTCCTGGGTTACGTTTAGGATATGTAATTTCTCATCCTGATCGTATAAAGAAATGGCAAACTTGGAGAGACCCTTGGTGCGTAAATTATTTAGCTATGGTTGCAGGAATTGCAGCAATTAATGATAAAGAATTTACATATAATACAAAAAGATGGCTTTCGTTTACCAGTGAAAAGTTGTTTCAAGGTCTATCAAAAATAAAAGGCTTAAAACCTATATCAAGTTCAGCTAATTTTTTTCTAGTAGAAACATCAATGAAAAGCTCTACTTTACAACAAAAATTATTACAAAAGTATCATATTTTAATCCGTGATTGTCTTAGTTTCCCTGAGTTAGGTGATAAATATTTTAGAGTTGCAGTACGTAAACATCAAGATAATAAAAAACTTCTTGATGCATTATCAGAAATTTTGAGTATCTAA
- a CDS encoding DNA gyrase/topoisomerase IV subunit A produces MAQQLKFTKTGKIISTSLHTEMRHSYLEYAMSVIVGRALPDARDGLKPVHRRILYAMYELGLTPERPFRKCARVVGDVLGKYHPHGDQAVYDALVRMAQDFSSRYPLLSGHGNFGSIDNDPPAAMRYTETRLSSIANEGILGEIGENIIDFNNNFDNSQQEPIVLPVKIPNLLVNGCTGIAVGMATNIPPHNLGELIDGLIALLEKPELSNEKLWKIIPGPDFPTGGEIIQTEGIKDAYRDGKGIIRVRGVVSIEKINVGKKRRQERTALIITELPYQVNKAAWIEKIADLVNCGRLEGIADIRDESDRTGMRVVIELKRDAVTKLVLKELYKKTALEHNFGAIMLALVDNQPQQLSLRSLLEEFLSFREKTLNRQYSNELKNCQDQSDILKGLLIALANLDKVINILCNSVDSTIAKEQFQKELGLNEKQANGILAMPMRRLTGLERKKIETEYEELQIKVNKLEILLKNRKEFLAELKKELRSLKKKYGDKRRTRIIGKDTTKINNIETQKLDVPKQPILQSKKKISHTPKQLNLNLSKDSILEMTYQGEVAWRKPEDRGFENKLLIYSEIIGEREQIIVITDNGKAYPIKILDIPYIDVQSTFLISLLPENAQKDTKSVISIFFLTKNVENRNLLLLTNQGKIKRIQLSELNSLTNRGLSLMKLKNDDFLKYISFVKEEDEIVIAITSGRLLRFQMKNEEIPVMNRNTQGEQAFRLRSKEEIVGCINMNKKDDILLVSKLGYGKRLNVLDLRITKLGDIGTQALKFIHQADSLLGIKVSSDIRNINILTNKNRVITTEITEVENNKPIVELFDTEIIIHIN; encoded by the coding sequence ATGGCACAACAGTTAAAGTTTACGAAAACTGGCAAAATTATCTCAACATCTTTACATACAGAAATGAGACATTCGTATTTAGAGTATGCTATGAGTGTAATTGTAGGAAGAGCTCTACCAGATGCGAGAGACGGGTTGAAACCTGTTCATCGCCGTATTCTTTATGCTATGTATGAATTAGGTTTAACTCCTGAGCGTCCTTTTCGTAAATGCGCCCGTGTAGTAGGTGACGTTCTTGGCAAATATCATCCTCATGGTGATCAAGCCGTGTATGATGCTTTAGTACGCATGGCACAGGATTTTTCAAGTCGTTATCCTTTACTTTCTGGACATGGCAACTTTGGTTCTATAGATAATGACCCGCCTGCAGCAATGCGTTATACAGAAACCAGGCTTTCTTCTATTGCTAATGAAGGAATACTTGGAGAAATTGGTGAAAATATCATCGATTTTAATAATAATTTTGATAATTCTCAGCAAGAACCTATTGTTCTTCCTGTTAAAATTCCTAATTTATTAGTTAATGGTTGTACAGGGATTGCTGTAGGAATGGCTACTAATATTCCTCCGCATAATTTAGGAGAGTTGATAGACGGATTAATAGCTTTATTAGAAAAACCTGAATTATCTAATGAAAAATTGTGGAAAATAATTCCTGGCCCAGATTTTCCTACTGGAGGTGAAATCATTCAAACTGAAGGAATTAAAGATGCTTACCGTGATGGAAAAGGAATCATTAGAGTCCGCGGAGTAGTAAGTATAGAAAAGATTAATGTAGGAAAGAAAAGACGTCAAGAAAGAACAGCATTGATAATAACTGAGCTTCCTTATCAAGTAAATAAAGCCGCCTGGATTGAGAAAATTGCCGATTTAGTTAATTGTGGACGTCTAGAGGGCATAGCAGATATTAGAGATGAAAGTGATCGTACTGGTATGAGGGTAGTAATTGAGCTAAAAAGAGATGCAGTTACTAAATTAGTTCTTAAAGAGTTATATAAGAAAACAGCTTTAGAGCATAACTTTGGCGCGATTATGCTAGCTTTAGTTGATAACCAACCACAACAGTTGTCTCTACGTAGTTTATTGGAGGAATTCTTAAGTTTTAGAGAAAAGACTCTAAATCGTCAGTACAGTAATGAATTAAAAAACTGTCAAGATCAGTCAGATATTTTAAAGGGATTACTAATTGCTCTTGCAAATTTAGACAAAGTAATTAACATTTTGTGTAATTCAGTAGATTCGACAATCGCTAAAGAACAGTTTCAGAAAGAGTTAGGCTTGAATGAAAAACAAGCGAATGGTATTTTAGCAATGCCTATGAGACGTTTGACTGGGCTAGAAAGGAAAAAAATTGAGACAGAATATGAAGAACTACAAATAAAAGTTAATAAATTAGAAATTTTATTGAAAAATCGTAAAGAGTTTTTGGCAGAATTGAAAAAAGAATTACGTTCTCTTAAGAAAAAATATGGAGATAAGCGCCGTACTAGAATTATTGGGAAAGACACTACGAAAATAAATAATATTGAAACTCAGAAGCTTGATGTTCCAAAGCAACCAATATTACAAAGTAAAAAAAAGATATCCCATACACCTAAACAATTAAATCTTAATTTATCTAAAGATTCTATTTTAGAAATGACTTACCAGGGAGAAGTAGCTTGGAGAAAGCCGGAAGATAGGGGCTTTGAGAATAAGCTATTGATTTATAGTGAGATAATAGGAGAAAGAGAGCAAATAATTGTAATTACCGATAATGGTAAAGCTTATCCTATAAAAATCCTCGATATTCCCTATATTGATGTTCAATCAACTTTTTTAATTAGCTTATTACCTGAAAATGCACAAAAAGATACTAAAAGCGTTATATCTATATTTTTTTTAACTAAGAACGTTGAAAATCGGAATTTACTTCTATTAACAAACCAAGGAAAAATTAAGCGTATTCAACTATCAGAATTAAATAGCCTTACCAACAGAGGATTATCATTAATGAAGTTAAAAAATGATGATTTCTTAAAATATATCTCTTTTGTTAAAGAAGAAGATGAAATCGTAATTGCTATAACCAGCGGTCGCTTATTACGTTTTCAAATGAAAAATGAGGAGATTCCTGTCATGAATCGTAATACGCAGGGAGAGCAAGCTTTTAGGCTTAGGAGTAAAGAAGAGATTGTCGGATGCATTAATATGAATAAGAAAGATGATATTTTATTAGTATCAAAACTAGGGTATGGGAAAAGGCTCAATGTATTAGATTTACGTATAACAAAACTAGGTGACATTGGAACACAAGCTTTGAAGTTTATTCATCAAGCTGATAGCCTATTAGGCATAAAGGTATCATCAGATATAAGAAACATTAATATTTTAACTAATAAGAATAGAGTTATTACTACAGAAATAACAGAAGTCGAAAATAACAAACCAATAGTTGAATTATTTGATACGGAAATAATTATTCATATTAATTAA
- a CDS encoding lysylphosphatidylglycerol synthase domain-containing protein, which translates to MVQDSWQDIRNIHIKSNGYIFLLLSLLITFLAHIWSGILWVYILKSCQQSIHINLGLKIYLITNIYKYLPGNVGHFLKRIYELQRLGFSASIASVGIIIEPCLMLISALLVTLLAHVLDSTKITINTNTLFLYLIPISIALIIIHPFFLNKVISYLSKQKYKSLESKNANYIKRYPGLIILGEVGFILLKAQGFILVLMSFISISSDNFLRFIGSFSFAWLLGLVTPGAPGGIGIFEATVLRMLRPSISNIEVILASVAIFRIINVLAEVLGMFLGYLINRNSLKKTYK; encoded by the coding sequence ATGGTACAAGATAGTTGGCAAGATATTAGAAATATTCATATAAAGTCTAATGGTTATATATTTTTACTTTTATCTTTGTTAATAACTTTCTTGGCTCATATTTGGTCAGGAATTCTTTGGGTCTATATACTTAAAAGTTGTCAACAATCTATTCATATTAATCTTGGTCTAAAAATTTATCTAATTACTAATATTTATAAGTATCTTCCAGGAAATGTAGGTCATTTTTTAAAACGAATCTATGAACTCCAAAGGCTAGGTTTCTCAGCGTCAATTGCCAGTGTAGGAATTATTATAGAACCATGTTTAATGCTTATATCTGCTTTATTAGTCACACTACTAGCTCATGTTTTAGACTCTACGAAGATAACTATAAATACTAATACATTATTTTTATATCTAATTCCCATTAGTATTGCTTTAATTATTATTCATCCATTTTTTTTAAATAAGGTAATCAGTTACTTATCAAAGCAAAAATATAAAAGCTTAGAAAGTAAAAATGCTAATTATATTAAAAGATATCCAGGATTAATAATTCTAGGAGAAGTAGGATTTATTTTATTAAAGGCACAAGGATTTATTTTAGTTTTAATGTCATTTATATCAATATCATCAGACAATTTTTTAAGATTCATAGGTTCTTTTAGTTTTGCTTGGCTTTTAGGTTTAGTTACTCCTGGTGCGCCTGGAGGAATAGGTATATTTGAAGCAACAGTTTTACGTATGCTTAGGCCATCTATATCTAACATAGAGGTTATCTTAGCAAGCGTGGCTATCTTTAGAATAATTAATGTCTTAGCGGAAGTATTGGGAATGTTTCTAGGTTATTTAATTAATAGAAATTCCCTAAAAAAAACATATAAATAG
- the dxs gene encoding 1-deoxy-D-xylulose-5-phosphate synthase has translation MNLSDIIHPNQLHGLPVRQLEDVARQIREKHLQTIAASGGHLGPGLGVVELTVALYQTLDLDQDKVIWDVGHQAYPHKILTGRYNNFHTLRQKNGIAGYLKRCESRFDHFGAGHASTSISAGLGMAIARDNKGENYKVVSIIGDGALTGGMALEAINHAGHLPNTSLMVVLNDNEMSISPNVGAISRYLNKVRLSDPVQFISDNIEEQFKHLPFFGDSLTPEMERLREGVKRLAMPKVGAVIEELGFKYFGPIDGHNIEELISTFKQAHKATGPVFVHVSTVKGKGYEIAEKDQVGYHAQSPFSLATGKAIPSNTPKPPSYSKVFAHTLTTLAQNNSKIIGITAAMATGTGLDKLQAKLPEQYIDVGIAEQHAVTLAAGLACEGIRPLVAIYSTFLQRAYDQVLHDVAIQNLPVFFCLDRAGIVGADGPTHQGLYDISYLRCIPNMTIMAPKDEAELQRMVVTGINHVSGPIAMRFPRGSGVGVPLMEEGWESIPIGKGEILRHGDDILLVAYGTMVNQSLQVAEILKEHGIEATVINARFVKPLDIDLIAPLAKSIGKVVTLEEGCLMGGFGSAVTEALMDLDVVVPIKRIGIPDQLVDHATPDESKAELELTSPQIAETIRKKFFNSLQPSIVK, from the coding sequence ATGAATTTAAGTGATATTATTCATCCTAATCAGTTACACGGGCTACCAGTTCGTCAATTAGAAGACGTTGCTCGTCAAATTCGGGAAAAGCATTTACAAACTATTGCAGCTAGTGGAGGACATCTTGGACCAGGATTGGGAGTTGTAGAGCTAACTGTCGCACTTTATCAGACTCTTGATCTTGACCAAGATAAAGTTATATGGGATGTAGGGCATCAAGCCTATCCTCATAAAATCCTAACTGGTCGCTATAATAATTTCCACACCTTACGTCAAAAAAATGGCATCGCCGGATATTTAAAAAGATGTGAAAGCAGATTTGACCATTTTGGAGCTGGACACGCTTCTACAAGTATTTCTGCAGGCCTTGGAATGGCCATAGCTAGAGATAATAAAGGTGAAAACTATAAAGTAGTATCTATTATTGGTGATGGAGCTTTGACTGGAGGAATGGCTTTAGAAGCTATTAATCATGCTGGTCATCTCCCTAATACTAGCCTTATGGTTGTCCTTAATGATAATGAGATGTCTATCTCCCCAAATGTCGGAGCCATTTCTCGCTACCTTAACAAGGTTAGATTAAGCGATCCTGTCCAATTTATTTCAGATAATATCGAAGAGCAATTTAAGCATTTACCTTTTTTTGGTGACTCTTTGACTCCTGAAATGGAAAGGCTAAGAGAAGGCGTTAAACGCTTGGCTATGCCTAAAGTTGGTGCAGTTATTGAAGAACTAGGTTTTAAATACTTTGGACCTATAGATGGTCACAATATAGAAGAATTAATTTCTACCTTTAAACAAGCACATAAAGCCACTGGACCTGTTTTTGTACATGTATCTACTGTCAAAGGCAAAGGGTATGAAATTGCAGAAAAAGATCAAGTAGGCTACCATGCCCAAAGTCCATTTAGTCTTGCTACAGGAAAAGCAATACCTTCTAATACTCCTAAACCTCCCAGTTATTCCAAAGTTTTTGCACATACTTTGACGACCTTAGCTCAAAATAATTCAAAAATTATTGGTATTACTGCCGCAATGGCGACAGGGACAGGTTTGGATAAGCTTCAAGCAAAATTGCCGGAACAGTACATTGATGTTGGTATTGCTGAACAACATGCAGTTACTTTAGCTGCTGGGTTAGCTTGCGAAGGGATACGTCCTTTAGTTGCAATTTATTCGACTTTTTTACAACGAGCATATGATCAGGTTTTACATGATGTTGCCATTCAAAATCTTCCTGTATTTTTCTGTTTAGATAGAGCAGGAATTGTTGGAGCTGATGGACCTACTCACCAGGGCCTGTATGATATATCTTATCTACGTTGTATACCGAATATGACAATAATGGCTCCTAAGGATGAAGCAGAACTACAGCGTATGGTAGTTACAGGTATTAATCATGTATCAGGTCCTATCGCCATGCGTTTTCCTCGTGGTAGTGGAGTTGGAGTTCCTTTAATGGAGGAAGGTTGGGAGTCTATTCCCATTGGTAAAGGAGAAATTCTTCGTCATGGTGATGATATTCTACTAGTAGCTTATGGAACTATGGTTAATCAGTCACTACAAGTAGCTGAAATTTTAAAAGAACACGGTATTGAAGCAACTGTTATCAATGCACGTTTCGTTAAGCCTTTAGATATTGATCTGATTGCACCACTCGCTAAAAGTATTGGGAAAGTAGTAACCCTAGAGGAAGGCTGTTTGATGGGTGGATTTGGTTCAGCCGTGACCGAAGCTTTAATGGATCTTGATGTTGTAGTTCCAATTAAGAGAATTGGAATTCCCGATCAATTAGTTGATCATGCTACTCCTGATGAATCAAAAGCAGAGTTAGAATTAACCAGTCCTCAAATTGCTGAGACAATTAGAAAAAAATTCTTTAACTCTCTTCAACCATCAATTGTTAAGTAA
- a CDS encoding HU family DNA-binding protein, which translates to MNKGELIDTVANKADVTKKQADSIISATIETIMEAVAGDDKVTLVGFGSFEARNRKAREGRNPKTNEKMSIPATKVPAFSAGKLFKEKVAPKK; encoded by the coding sequence ATGAATAAAGGAGAACTGATCGATACAGTAGCAAACAAAGCTGATGTTACTAAAAAACAAGCAGATAGTATCATTAGTGCTACGATTGAAACTATTATGGAAGCAGTTGCTGGAGATGACAAAGTTACCTTAGTAGGCTTTGGTTCTTTTGAAGCTCGTAATCGTAAAGCTCGTGAAGGGCGCAATCCAAAAACTAATGAAAAGATGAGTATTCCTGCAACTAAGGTTCCTGCATTTTCAGCTGGGAAGCTTTTCAAAGAAAAAGTCGCTCCAAAAAAATAG
- a CDS encoding DNA-formamidopyrimidine glycosylase yields MPELPEVESICRKLNELTTGQTILGGQVLLARSLAYPSSMQEFLNLIDNVDLKIWKRRGKYLLAELDSNKGWIVFHLRMTGQLLLTQQSEPLSKHTRLRLFCKNSYELRFIDIRTFGKVWVIPPSYNPEDIITGLKKLGVEPFSNDFSINYLIENLTRYKRNIKTILLDQSIIAGIGNIYADEALFRSNIHPETKGAELTLKQIKNLQKAILEVLSKSIDEGGTTFSDFLNITGNKGNYTEFAWVYGRNHSPCRICSTPIKRIKLNGRSSHFCPKCQQYSNLFK; encoded by the coding sequence TTGCCAGAATTACCCGAAGTTGAGAGTATTTGTCGGAAACTCAATGAATTAACTACCGGCCAAACTATTTTGGGAGGACAAGTGTTGTTAGCACGTTCACTTGCCTACCCTTCTTCTATGCAAGAATTTTTAAATTTGATTGATAATGTTGATTTAAAAATATGGAAGAGAAGAGGAAAATATTTATTAGCAGAATTAGATAGTAATAAAGGCTGGATAGTATTTCATCTTAGAATGACAGGTCAACTTTTATTGACTCAGCAAAGTGAACCATTATCAAAGCACACTCGACTACGATTATTTTGCAAAAACTCTTATGAGTTAAGATTTATAGATATCAGAACTTTTGGAAAGGTATGGGTAATTCCACCATCCTATAATCCAGAAGATATAATCACTGGCCTAAAAAAATTAGGTGTAGAACCTTTCTCAAATGATTTTTCAATTAATTATCTTATTGAAAATTTAACAAGATATAAGCGTAATATCAAAACTATCTTATTAGATCAATCAATCATTGCAGGAATTGGTAATATATATGCTGATGAAGCTCTATTTCGAAGTAATATTCATCCCGAAACTAAAGGTGCAGAGTTAACTCTCAAACAAATTAAGAATTTACAAAAGGCTATTCTTGAAGTTCTTAGTAAATCTATTGATGAAGGAGGAACTACCTTTAGTGATTTTTTAAATATTACTGGTAATAAAGGTAACTATACAGAATTTGCTTGGGTTTATGGCAGAAACCATTCTCCTTGTCGTATTTGTAGTACTCCCATTAAGCGCATTAAGTTAAACGGTAGATCTTCCCATTTTTGCCCAAAATGCCAACAATATAGTAACTTGTTCAAATAG